In the Aromatoleum bremense genome, one interval contains:
- a CDS encoding HAD-IA family hydrolase has translation MADRYDLIVFDWDGTLMDSAAAIVAAILAASRDLNLPEPSEERARHVIGLGLSDALRHAVPELAENDYPLMVERYRFHYLSRDHELTLFPGAAAMIAQLAAMGRSLAVATGKSRLGLKRALEQTGLGPYFHTTRCADECFSKPHPAMLEEIMDELGIAKHRTLMVGDTTHDLQMAKNAGVDSLAVAFGAHPRAALEAESPVDVLATPGELAVWLRDNA, from the coding sequence ATGGCTGACCGCTACGATCTAATCGTTTTCGACTGGGATGGCACGCTGATGGATTCGGCTGCGGCGATCGTCGCGGCAATCCTGGCCGCGTCGCGCGACCTGAACCTGCCGGAGCCTTCGGAAGAACGTGCGCGCCACGTGATCGGCCTCGGCCTGTCGGACGCGTTGCGCCATGCGGTGCCCGAACTTGCCGAAAACGACTACCCGCTGATGGTCGAGCGTTATCGCTTCCATTACCTGTCACGCGACCACGAGCTGACGCTTTTCCCCGGCGCAGCCGCGATGATTGCGCAGCTTGCCGCGATGGGACGGAGCCTTGCGGTCGCGACCGGCAAGAGCCGGCTCGGGCTCAAGCGGGCGCTGGAGCAGACCGGCCTGGGGCCGTATTTCCACACCACGCGTTGCGCCGACGAATGTTTTTCGAAGCCTCATCCGGCGATGCTCGAAGAGATCATGGACGAACTCGGAATTGCGAAGCATCGCACGCTGATGGTGGGCGACACTACGCATGACCTGCAGATGGCGAAGAATGCCGGCGTCGACTCCCTGGCGGTGGCGTTCGGCGCCCATCCGCGCGCGGCGCTCGAGGCGGAGTCGCCTGTCGATGTCCTCGCGACTCCGGGAGAACTGGCGGTATGGTTGCGCGATAACGCCTGA
- a CDS encoding low molecular weight protein-tyrosine-phosphatase codes for MTKILFVCTGNICRSPTAEGIARHRIESAGLSAAIMVDSAGTYGAHVGEPPDPRARKAAGKRGYDLSTLRARKLETADFQNFDLLLAMDAGHLEIMRGVCPEVYRPKLQLFMNYARKHQLSEVPDPYFGGESGFEVVLDYCEDAVEGLLEEIVGR; via the coding sequence TTGACGAAGATCCTGTTTGTCTGCACGGGCAATATCTGCCGGTCGCCGACTGCCGAGGGCATAGCCCGTCACCGGATCGAATCGGCCGGACTGTCCGCGGCGATCATGGTGGACTCCGCCGGAACATACGGCGCCCACGTCGGGGAACCTCCCGACCCGCGTGCCCGGAAAGCCGCCGGGAAGCGGGGCTACGATCTTTCCACGCTGCGTGCGCGAAAACTGGAGACGGCCGATTTCCAGAATTTCGATCTGCTTCTGGCAATGGACGCGGGCCATCTCGAGATCATGCGCGGCGTCTGCCCGGAAGTTTATCGGCCGAAACTGCAACTGTTCATGAATTACGCCCGCAAGCACCAGCTGAGCGAGGTGCCTGATCCCTACTTCGGCGGCGAGAGCGGTTTCGAGGTGGTGCTGGATTACTGCGAGGACGCCGTCGAAGGTCTGCTCGAGGAGATTGTCGGGCGTTGA
- a CDS encoding ribonuclease E/G: MKRMLFNATQAEELRVAIVDGQKLIDLDIESAAKEQRKSNIYKAVITRIEPSLEAAFVDYGGERHGFLPFKEISRTYFATGADAGKVRIQDALKEGQELIVQVEKDERGNKGAALTTYISLAGRYLVLMPNNPRGGGVSRRVEGDERTELRDVMDQLEIPSGMSLIARTAAIGRNAEELQWDLNYLLQLWRAIDGAAQSQSGAFLIYQEGSLVIRAIRDYFQPEIGEILIDTDDVYEQARQFMSHVMPANVNRVKRYSDDVPLFSRFQIEHQIESAYSRQVTLPSGGAVVIDHTEALVSIDVNSGRSTKGEDIEETAFRTNLEAAEEIARQLRLRDLGGLIVIDFIDMESQKNQREVEGLLRDALRHDRARVQTGKISRFGLLELSRQRLRPALAETSYIPCPRCNGTGHIRSTESSALHILRILEEEAMKENTGAVHLQVPVDVATFLLNEKRVDIAHIEVRHKIQLIIIPNRHLETPHHEIIRLRHDQLNQEEVALASYQMVGKPAEIDLRLPSKDDNKPPRAEAVVKGISPAQPAPIVEPKPEPVTAPAPVAKPAGLFQRLFGWLRSEKPAVTPQRVPEVAQKQEPRPRVERSDTRRGNNRNRRDGQQRTERGERDESTLAAQAARGSMRSERAERPERPERTERPEAVVDRGDRPARPERDNGGRTRQGRGPRSQPKQGEAVVDNVVELPVSTVAIAAPVAPMEAAAIAPAAEEGAAEKRRRRSRGRRDRRGTEQQAEVAASGDETADISAEAAMPIVETAPETTQVVSAEPVAEAAAELPVAAAEAAAPMPVAATSPEPVVVTAEAAPLPVSLHPAANIEAESPAEAEPAFAPVKLETAAEPVAEREAEIEPALEAKIAPEAAIEAAERARESLQAGLMEPLAPAGPEPVQASASEELAEAVTEQAPTAAPAQNVVAPETEVAVTEAEVSTAESRAPSAPIDLGVNLAESGLVMIETSRDKVQELASTAGETPARPLGRRPRPAPVIVNEPLQQVETHSK; the protein is encoded by the coding sequence ATGAAGCGCATGCTTTTCAACGCGACGCAGGCCGAGGAATTGCGCGTCGCGATCGTGGACGGTCAGAAACTGATCGACCTCGATATCGAATCGGCCGCCAAGGAACAACGCAAGAGCAACATCTACAAGGCCGTCATCACCCGCATCGAACCGAGTCTTGAAGCCGCATTCGTCGATTACGGCGGCGAGCGGCACGGGTTTCTGCCGTTCAAGGAAATTTCCCGCACCTATTTCGCCACCGGCGCCGATGCCGGCAAGGTCCGCATCCAGGACGCGCTGAAGGAAGGCCAGGAACTCATCGTCCAGGTCGAAAAGGACGAACGGGGCAACAAGGGCGCTGCGCTCACCACCTACATCTCGCTGGCGGGCCGTTACCTTGTCCTGATGCCGAACAACCCGCGCGGCGGCGGCGTGTCGCGTCGCGTCGAGGGTGATGAACGCACCGAGCTGCGTGACGTCATGGATCAGCTCGAAATTCCTTCCGGCATGAGCCTGATCGCGCGTACCGCCGCGATCGGCCGCAACGCCGAAGAGCTGCAGTGGGACCTGAACTACCTGCTGCAACTGTGGCGCGCGATCGATGGCGCAGCGCAGTCGCAGTCCGGCGCTTTCCTGATCTACCAGGAAGGCAGCCTCGTGATCCGTGCGATCCGCGATTATTTCCAGCCCGAGATCGGCGAAATCCTGATCGACACCGACGACGTGTACGAACAGGCGCGGCAGTTCATGTCGCACGTGATGCCGGCCAACGTAAACCGCGTCAAGCGCTACAGCGACGACGTGCCGCTGTTCTCGCGCTTCCAGATCGAGCACCAGATCGAATCCGCGTACTCGCGCCAGGTCACCCTGCCGAGCGGCGGGGCGGTCGTCATCGACCATACCGAGGCGCTGGTGTCGATCGACGTAAACTCCGGTCGCTCGACGAAGGGTGAGGACATCGAGGAAACCGCGTTTCGCACCAACCTCGAAGCGGCCGAGGAAATCGCGCGCCAGCTGCGTTTGCGCGACCTCGGCGGCCTGATCGTCATCGATTTCATCGACATGGAGTCGCAAAAGAACCAGCGCGAAGTCGAAGGTTTGCTGCGCGACGCGCTGCGGCATGATCGTGCGCGCGTCCAGACCGGCAAGATCAGCCGCTTCGGCCTGCTCGAACTGTCGCGCCAGCGCCTGCGCCCGGCACTGGCCGAAACCAGCTACATCCCGTGCCCGCGCTGCAACGGCACGGGCCATATCCGCAGTACCGAATCGTCGGCGCTGCACATCCTGCGCATCCTCGAAGAGGAGGCGATGAAGGAAAACACCGGCGCCGTGCATCTGCAGGTTCCGGTCGACGTCGCGACCTTCCTGCTCAACGAGAAGCGCGTGGACATCGCGCACATCGAGGTCCGTCACAAGATCCAGCTGATCATCATCCCGAACCGCCACCTGGAGACACCGCACCACGAAATCATTCGTCTGCGCCATGACCAGCTGAACCAGGAAGAAGTCGCGCTGGCGAGCTACCAGATGGTCGGCAAACCTGCGGAAATCGATCTGCGGCTGCCGTCGAAAGACGACAACAAGCCGCCGCGCGCGGAAGCCGTCGTGAAGGGAATCTCACCGGCCCAGCCCGCCCCGATCGTCGAACCGAAACCCGAACCGGTGACGGCGCCCGCCCCCGTCGCGAAGCCCGCCGGACTGTTCCAGCGCCTGTTCGGCTGGCTGCGCAGCGAGAAGCCGGCCGTGACGCCGCAGAGGGTTCCGGAGGTTGCCCAGAAGCAGGAGCCCCGCCCGCGGGTCGAGCGCAGCGATACTCGCCGCGGCAACAATCGCAACCGTCGCGATGGCCAGCAACGCACCGAACGGGGTGAGCGTGACGAGTCGACATTGGCCGCCCAGGCTGCAAGAGGGTCGATGCGCAGCGAACGCGCGGAGCGGCCCGAACGGCCCGAGCGTACAGAACGACCCGAGGCCGTCGTCGACCGCGGCGACAGGCCGGCACGTCCGGAGCGTGACAACGGCGGCCGTACGCGCCAGGGCCGTGGTCCGCGCAGTCAGCCGAAGCAGGGTGAAGCCGTGGTAGACAACGTCGTGGAATTGCCGGTCAGTACCGTCGCAATCGCCGCCCCGGTCGCGCCGATGGAGGCCGCAGCAATCGCTCCCGCAGCCGAAGAGGGCGCCGCCGAGAAGCGTCGTCGCCGCAGCCGCGGCCGCCGTGACCGGCGCGGAACCGAACAGCAGGCAGAAGTTGCTGCATCGGGCGACGAAACCGCGGATATCTCGGCCGAAGCGGCTATGCCGATCGTCGAAACAGCACCGGAAACGACACAAGTCGTCAGTGCCGAGCCGGTTGCCGAGGCCGCCGCTGAGCTGCCCGTCGCTGCCGCGGAAGCTGCCGCCCCGATGCCTGTCGCTGCCACCTCGCCGGAACCTGTCGTTGTCACAGCCGAAGCCGCACCGTTGCCTGTCTCTCTGCATCCAGCAGCCAACATCGAGGCTGAATCGCCCGCGGAAGCCGAGCCGGCGTTCGCGCCGGTGAAGCTCGAAACCGCTGCGGAACCTGTGGCCGAAAGAGAAGCTGAAATTGAACCGGCACTCGAAGCGAAAATTGCACCGGAAGCAGCGATCGAAGCGGCCGAGCGTGCGCGCGAATCGCTGCAGGCCGGCCTCATGGAGCCTCTCGCCCCTGCAGGCCCCGAACCGGTACAGGCATCCGCGAGCGAGGAATTGGCTGAGGCCGTGACCGAGCAGGCGCCCACTGCGGCTCCCGCGCAAAATGTCGTCGCGCCGGAAACCGAAGTCGCCGTGACCGAAGCCGAAGTCAGTACGGCCGAGTCCCGGGCGCCCTCCGCTCCGATCGACCTGGGCGTGAACCTGGCCGAAAGCGGCCTGGTGATGATCGAGACCAGCCGCGACAAGGTGCAAGAGCTGGCGAGTACGGCGGGCGAGACTCCTGCCCGACCGCTGGGACGCCGTCCGCGTCCGGCGCCGGTCATCGTCAACGAACCGCTGCAGCAGGTCGAAACCCACTCCAAATAA
- the uvrB gene encoding excinuclease ABC subunit UvrB: MTSSTDSVPVITFVDSPFRLHQPFPPAGDQPAAIDLLTEGIADGLMYQTLLGVTGSGKTYTMANVIARCGRPALVLAPNKTLAAQLYAEFREFFPENAVEYFVSYYDYYQPEAYVPSRDLFIEKDSSINEHIEQMRLSATKSLMERRDVVIVATVSCIYGIGDPVDYHAMILHLREGERIAHRDLVQRLVAMQYTRSDIDFRRGTFRVRGDVIDVFPAENAELAVRIELFDDEVEHLTLFDPLTGHLKQKLMRFTVYPSSHYVTPRATVLKAIEAIKDELRDRSAYFQTSGKLVEAQRIEQRTRFDLEMLNEMGFCKGIENYSRHLSGRGPGEPPPTLIDYLPPDALLFVDESHVSIPQVGGMYKGDRSRKENLVGYGFRLPSALDNRPLKFEEFERLMPQTIFVSATPSTYEAEHQGQVVEQVVRPTGLIDPAIEVRPATTQVDDLLSEAKRRIAAGERVLVTTLTKRMAEDLTDYLAENGIRVRYLHSDIDTVERVEIIRDLRLGKFDVLVGINLLREGLDIPEVSLVAILDADKEGFLRSERSLIQTIGRAARHINGRAILYADVVTRSMRAAIDETERRRAKQVAFNQANGIVPKTVSKRIKDIIDGVYGGNEEREGRTAAEPQPEYFSMDEKTVAKSIRKLEKEMQEHARNLEFEKAAAARDELFRLRQRAFGADQHGTP, encoded by the coding sequence ATGACGAGTTCGACCGACAGCGTTCCGGTGATCACTTTCGTGGACAGTCCGTTCCGCCTTCACCAGCCATTCCCGCCCGCCGGCGACCAGCCCGCGGCGATCGACCTGCTTACCGAAGGGATCGCCGACGGACTGATGTACCAGACCCTGCTCGGCGTGACCGGCTCGGGCAAGACCTACACGATGGCGAACGTCATCGCCCGCTGCGGCAGGCCGGCGCTCGTGCTGGCGCCGAACAAGACCCTCGCGGCGCAGCTTTACGCGGAGTTCCGCGAGTTCTTCCCCGAAAACGCCGTCGAGTATTTCGTCTCGTACTACGACTATTACCAGCCCGAAGCCTACGTGCCGTCGCGCGATCTCTTCATCGAGAAGGACTCGAGCATCAACGAGCACATCGAGCAGATGCGCCTGTCGGCGACGAAGAGCCTGATGGAGCGGCGCGACGTCGTCATCGTCGCGACCGTGTCGTGCATCTACGGCATCGGCGACCCGGTCGACTACCACGCAATGATCCTGCACCTGCGCGAAGGTGAGCGCATCGCGCACCGCGACCTCGTGCAGCGTCTCGTCGCGATGCAGTACACGCGTTCGGACATCGATTTTCGCCGCGGCACTTTTCGCGTGCGCGGCGACGTCATCGACGTTTTTCCGGCCGAGAACGCCGAACTTGCGGTTCGCATCGAGCTGTTCGACGACGAAGTCGAACATCTGACGCTGTTCGACCCGCTCACCGGGCACCTGAAGCAGAAGCTCATGCGCTTCACGGTGTATCCGTCCAGCCACTACGTGACCCCGCGCGCGACGGTGCTGAAGGCGATCGAGGCGATCAAGGACGAATTGCGGGACCGGTCGGCGTATTTCCAGACATCCGGCAAGCTCGTCGAAGCGCAGCGCATCGAGCAGCGCACTCGCTTCGACCTCGAAATGCTCAACGAGATGGGTTTCTGCAAGGGCATCGAGAATTACTCGCGCCACCTCTCGGGACGCGGGCCGGGCGAGCCGCCGCCGACGCTGATCGACTATCTGCCGCCGGATGCGCTGCTGTTCGTCGACGAGTCGCACGTGTCGATTCCGCAGGTCGGCGGCATGTACAAGGGGGACCGCTCACGCAAGGAAAACCTCGTCGGCTACGGTTTTCGGCTGCCGTCCGCGCTCGACAACCGCCCGCTGAAATTCGAGGAATTCGAGCGCTTGATGCCGCAGACGATTTTCGTCTCCGCGACGCCCTCGACCTATGAAGCCGAACACCAGGGGCAGGTGGTGGAGCAGGTTGTGCGTCCGACCGGGCTGATCGACCCGGCGATCGAGGTCCGGCCCGCGACCACACAGGTCGACGACCTGCTGTCCGAAGCGAAGCGCCGCATCGCAGCCGGTGAGCGCGTGCTGGTCACGACGCTGACCAAGCGCATGGCGGAGGATCTGACCGACTACCTGGCCGAGAACGGGATTCGCGTCCGCTACCTGCACTCCGACATCGACACGGTCGAGCGCGTCGAGATCATCCGCGACCTGCGCCTCGGAAAATTCGACGTGCTCGTCGGCATCAACCTGCTGCGCGAGGGCCTCGACATCCCCGAAGTGTCGCTGGTCGCGATCCTCGATGCCGACAAGGAAGGCTTCCTGCGATCGGAGCGCTCGCTGATCCAGACGATCGGGCGCGCCGCGCGGCACATCAATGGCCGTGCCATCCTCTACGCTGATGTCGTGACCCGGTCGATGCGCGCGGCAATCGACGAGACCGAACGACGGCGGGCCAAGCAGGTCGCCTTCAACCAGGCAAACGGCATCGTGCCGAAGACAGTGAGCAAGCGGATCAAGGACATCATCGACGGCGTCTATGGAGGTAACGAGGAGCGCGAAGGGCGAACCGCGGCCGAACCGCAGCCCGAGTACTTTTCGATGGACGAGAAGACCGTGGCAAAATCGATCCGCAAGCTGGAAAAAGAAATGCAGGAGCACGCTCGCAACCTGGAGTTCGAGAAGGCTGCCGCCGCACGGGATGAGTTGTTCCGGCTGCGGCAGCGGGCGTTCGGCGCCGACCAGCACGGCACACCATGA
- a CDS encoding RluA family pseudouridine synthase, translating to MMGQGKAIAVRRERVDEAAAGQRIDNYLLRICKGVPKSHVYRILRSGEVRVNGGRVAPTYRLAENDEIRIPPIRLAEKTASGPAPAGEPLPVVFEDEALLVVDKPSGKAVHGGSGVSFGVIEQLRSQRPDARLLELAHRIDRETSGLLMIAKKRSALTALHDMMREGRVEKRYLTLVAGRWANPLQHVKEPLFKYLTPEGERRVRVSGDGKASHSIVRLVRRWSRFSLLEVELKTGRTHQIRVHLAHLGFPLCGDDKYGDFALNKSLEAEGLKRMFLHAARLSFAHPLTGEAITLTADLPAELQSFLAHLDATEPRKHG from the coding sequence ATGATGGGACAAGGCAAAGCGATTGCGGTACGGCGCGAACGGGTGGACGAGGCAGCCGCCGGTCAGCGCATTGACAACTACCTGTTGCGGATCTGCAAGGGCGTGCCGAAGAGCCACGTCTATCGCATCCTGCGCAGCGGCGAGGTCAGGGTAAACGGGGGGCGCGTCGCACCCACCTATCGTCTTGCGGAGAACGACGAAATCCGCATTCCTCCTATCCGGCTGGCCGAGAAGACGGCAAGCGGGCCCGCTCCGGCCGGAGAACCGCTGCCGGTGGTCTTCGAGGATGAAGCGCTGCTGGTGGTGGATAAACCGTCGGGCAAGGCAGTGCATGGCGGCAGCGGCGTGAGCTTCGGCGTCATCGAGCAACTGCGCAGCCAGCGCCCCGATGCGCGGCTGCTCGAGCTCGCGCATCGAATCGACCGCGAGACATCCGGTTTGCTGATGATCGCGAAAAAACGGTCGGCGCTGACCGCGCTGCACGACATGATGCGCGAGGGGCGCGTCGAAAAGCGTTACTTGACGCTGGTTGCCGGCCGCTGGGCGAACCCGCTGCAGCACGTCAAGGAACCGCTGTTCAAGTACCTCACACCCGAAGGCGAGCGGCGCGTGAGGGTGAGCGGCGACGGAAAGGCCTCGCACAGCATCGTGAGGCTGGTCCGGCGGTGGTCGCGGTTCAGCCTCCTCGAAGTCGAACTCAAGACCGGACGCACCCACCAGATCAGGGTGCACCTCGCACATCTGGGTTTTCCGCTGTGCGGCGACGACAAGTACGGGGATTTCGCGCTGAACAAGTCCCTCGAGGCCGAAGGCCTGAAGCGGATGTTCCTGCACGCGGCACGGCTGTCCTTCGCCCACCCCCTGACGGGCGAGGCGATCACGCTGACAGCCGATCTGCCCGCCGAATTGCAGTCCTTCCTCGCCCACCTCGACGCCACGGAGCCGCGCAAGCATGGCTGA
- a CDS encoding amino acid aminotransferase has product MPSIFAAVEMAPRDPILGLNEAFNADTRTDKVNLGVGVYYDDNGKIPLLAAVKAAEKARLEAMPPRGYQPIEGAPAYNNAVQNLLFGKDSTLIANGQVVTIQALGGTGALKVGGDYLKRLNPAATVYISDPSWENHRAIFESAGFAVDTYPYYDPATRGVNFAGMKAKFGELAAGSVVVLHACCHNPTGADLTEAQWGEVVEACRARGLVPFLDMAYQGFADGIEPDAVAVRLFSASGLQFFVSSSFSKSFSLYGERVGALSIVTANKDEAARVLSQVKRVIRTNYSNPPTHGGAVVAAVLNAPELRQMWEDELAGMRDRIRAMRIGLVESLKAAGVAQDFSFVIQQRGMFSYTGLSAAQVEQLKNEFGIYAVSTGRICLAALNSRNIGYVAKAIASVAKA; this is encoded by the coding sequence ATGCCTTCGATCTTCGCCGCCGTCGAGATGGCGCCCCGTGACCCGATTCTCGGCCTGAACGAGGCCTTCAACGCCGATACCCGCACCGACAAGGTCAACCTCGGCGTCGGCGTCTATTACGACGACAACGGCAAGATTCCGCTGCTGGCCGCAGTGAAGGCCGCCGAAAAGGCGCGCCTCGAGGCAATGCCGCCGCGCGGCTACCAGCCGATCGAAGGCGCTCCAGCCTACAACAACGCGGTGCAGAACCTGCTGTTCGGCAAGGATTCCACGCTGATCGCAAACGGCCAGGTAGTGACGATCCAGGCGCTCGGCGGCACCGGCGCGCTGAAAGTCGGCGGCGACTACCTGAAGCGGCTGAACCCGGCCGCAACCGTCTACATTTCCGACCCGAGCTGGGAAAACCACCGCGCGATCTTCGAGTCCGCCGGTTTCGCGGTCGACACCTACCCGTACTACGATCCGGCGACGCGCGGCGTGAACTTCGCGGGCATGAAAGCGAAGTTCGGCGAACTGGCTGCCGGCTCCGTCGTCGTGCTGCACGCGTGCTGCCATAACCCGACCGGCGCAGACCTCACCGAAGCGCAGTGGGGCGAAGTGGTCGAGGCCTGCCGCGCGCGCGGCCTCGTGCCCTTCCTCGACATGGCCTACCAGGGTTTCGCCGACGGCATCGAGCCGGACGCGGTCGCCGTGCGCCTGTTCTCTGCCAGTGGCCTGCAGTTCTTCGTCTCCAGTTCGTTCTCGAAGTCGTTCTCGCTGTACGGCGAACGCGTCGGCGCGCTGTCGATCGTCACCGCGAACAAGGACGAAGCCGCTCGCGTGCTGTCGCAGGTCAAGCGCGTCATCCGCACGAACTACTCGAACCCGCCCACCCACGGCGGCGCAGTCGTCGCCGCAGTGCTGAACGCCCCCGAACTGCGCCAGATGTGGGAAGACGAGCTCGCCGGCATGCGCGATCGCATCCGCGCGATGCGCATCGGCCTGGTCGAGAGCCTGAAAGCCGCCGGGGTCGCCCAGGACTTCTCGTTCGTCATCCAGCAGCGCGGCATGTTCTCCTACACCGGCCTGTCTGCCGCCCAGGTCGAGCAGCTGAAGAACGAGTTCGGCATCTACGCGGTGTCAACGGGGCGGATCTGCCTCGCGGCGCTGAACTCACGCAATATCGGCTACGTCGCGAAGGCGATCGCGTCCGTCGCGAAGGCGTGA
- a CDS encoding S49 family peptidase, translating into MDSDKRDDDWARSVLERLALEALVEQRRRRRWGIFFKFVGFGFLGAVIYLMGDWGASAEKRAEGRSYTAMVSVEGVIDSGSEASAGQVIASLQEAFADPAVRGIVLRVNSPGGSPVQAGMINDEIARLRGTRPDLKVVAVVEDVCASGGYYVAVAADSIYVDKASLIGSIGVLMDSFGFVGAMDKLGVERRLLSAGESKGFLDPFSPQRASHLAHAKVLLDDIHQQFIKVVRNGRGDRLKEIPEMFSGLVWTGERSIELGLADDYGTVESVARNVFNAEEVKDFTQRRNFAERFAQQFGANVAESVMSSLGRVSLR; encoded by the coding sequence ATGGATAGCGACAAGCGTGACGATGACTGGGCGCGGAGCGTGCTCGAACGACTCGCCCTCGAAGCGCTTGTCGAGCAGCGACGTCGACGCCGCTGGGGAATTTTCTTCAAGTTCGTGGGGTTCGGATTCCTTGGCGCGGTGATTTACCTGATGGGGGATTGGGGCGCCTCCGCCGAAAAGCGCGCCGAGGGCCGGAGCTATACGGCGATGGTATCCGTCGAAGGCGTCATCGATTCGGGCAGCGAGGCGAGCGCCGGGCAGGTGATCGCGTCGCTGCAGGAGGCGTTCGCGGACCCGGCGGTGCGCGGCATCGTGCTGCGCGTGAACAGCCCTGGCGGCAGCCCGGTGCAGGCGGGGATGATCAACGACGAAATCGCGCGACTGCGCGGAACGCGGCCGGATCTGAAGGTGGTCGCAGTCGTGGAGGATGTATGCGCGTCGGGCGGCTATTACGTTGCCGTCGCGGCGGACAGCATCTACGTCGACAAGGCGAGCCTGATCGGATCGATCGGCGTCCTGATGGACAGCTTCGGCTTCGTCGGTGCGATGGACAAGCTCGGCGTGGAGCGGCGCCTGCTGTCGGCCGGCGAGAGCAAGGGGTTCCTCGACCCGTTTTCGCCGCAGCGGGCGAGTCATCTGGCTCACGCGAAGGTATTGCTCGACGACATCCACCAGCAGTTCATCAAGGTGGTGCGCAACGGGCGAGGCGACCGGTTGAAGGAGATCCCGGAGATGTTTTCGGGGCTGGTGTGGACTGGCGAGCGCAGCATCGAACTGGGTCTCGCGGACGATTACGGCACGGTCGAGTCAGTCGCGCGCAACGTGTTCAACGCCGAGGAGGTGAAGGATTTCACGCAGCGGCGGAACTTTGCCGAACGCTTCGCGCAGCAATTTGGCGCGAACGTTGCGGAAAGCGTGATGAGTTCGCTCGGGCGCGTCAGCCTGCGCTGA